The genomic segment TTTTGTAAATCATGAATCCGTCGCGTATTGGTCTAAAGTGAGAAGCTTGATTGTCATTGATATAAATGGTTTCAATTGGAACTTCGCTGATAGGATATTTTGTAGAAGCAGATAACAGCATATTCATTTCGTATTCATAACGCTGTCCTTCAATCTCTAACATAAATGGAATCATATTGGTTGTAAAGCCACGAAGTCCGGTCTGAGTATCTGTCACAGAAACACCAGTCTGTCGCTGAAATGGGAATCGTGTTACTTTATTTCCAAAAGCCGAGCGCAAAGAGACCTTTCCAGAAAAAGAACGAACTCCCAGAATTAAGTGGTTGGGGTTTTCTTGAGCTTTTTTGCTCACGCGAAAAATATCCCATACGTTGTGTTGACCATCCGCATCAGCTGTAACTACTGTCCCATATTGTCCTAAGGTATCAATATAAGTAAAAGCGTTTTTCAATGCCTGTCCTTTTCCTTGATTGCTTGGATAGCATAAAATAATAGCGTATTTCTGAGCTTCTTGAAAAATCGAATCATAACTAGCTGGGCTACCGTCATTAACAACAACGACATGCAAGGAACTCTTTGCCTTCACCCTTTGTAAAAGATGAATGAGAGTGAGGTCAGGTTTGTAAGCAGGAATGACTAAAAAATCCATGTGCGCACTCCTTTCTTAGACGAATGATAGAAAAGATACACATTAGTATAGAGATGCTAACTTAAAGCTAACTGATATCAGCTTTCTTTAAGGTTTTGGAGTAGGAAATGTAAGGAACATGTACTAAAAAAGAAGATATTAGAGAACGTTTCAAAAAACACATACGGGTTTTTCTTGCTATTTCCCAAAAAGTTTAGTATAATAGTTATTCGTGAGAAAACCTCACTTACCCCTTGCAATGGCTGGGGGTCATTAGACCAAAAGGAGGAAAAATCAATGGCTAAATACGAAATTCTTTATATTATTCGTCCAAACATTGAAGAAGAAGCAAAAAACGCTTTGGTAGCACGCTTTGACTCTATCTTGACTGGCAATGGTGCAACTGTTGTTGAATCAAAAGACTGGGAAAAACGTCGTCTTGCATACGAAATCCAAGATTTCCGTGAAGGACTATACCATATCGTGAACGTTGAAGCTGAAGACGCAGTTGCTTTAAATGAATTTGATCGTCTTTCAAAAATCAACGCTGACATTCTTCGTCACATGATCGTCAAACTTGACGCATAAGAAGGGTTACTATGATAAATAACGTTGTACTTGTGGGTCGGATGACCCGAGATGCCGAGCTTCGCTATACGCCGCAAAATCAAGCGGTCGCAACTTTTACTCTTGCTGTCAATCGCAATTTTAAAAATCAAAGTGGCGAGAGAGAAGCAGATTTCATTAACGTTGTAATTTGGCGCCAGCAGGCAGAAAATCTTGCAAATTGGGCTAAAAAAGGAGCGCTTATCGGAATTACTGGTCGGATTCAGACACGTAACTACGAAAACCAGCAAGGTCAACGTGTCTATGTGACAGAAGTCGTAGCGGATAATTTCCAACTATTGGAAAGCCGTGCTAGTCGTGAAGGTCAATCTTCTGGTGGCTATGCTTCCAACAACTTCGGAAATTCATCTTCCAATTTTGGTAACGCAACTTCTGCCAACCAAGTACCTAACTTTTCTCGTGATGAAAATCCATTTGGGAATACCAATCCAATGGACATCTCAGATGACGATCTACCATTTTAATGGACAAACAGAATAATGATATAAAGGAGAAAGAACATGGCTCAACAACGTCGTGGCGGATTTAAACGCCGTAAAAAAGTTGATTACATCGCAGCAAACAAGATTGAATATGTTGATTACAAAGATACTGAGCTTCTTAGCCGTTTTGTTTCAGAACGTGGGAAAATTCTTCCTCGTCGTGTAACAGGAACTTCAGCTAAGAACCAACGTAAAGTAACAACAGCGATCAAACGCGCTCGCGTAATGGCTTTGATGCCGTTCGTAAACGAAGATTAAAATATAAAAAAGAGCTTGAATTTATAAAAATCAGGCTCTTTTTATATAAAGTCAAGTGAGTAACTTAACGGGTTGCTTTTCTTATGCTCGAAATTGATTTGAAGTGGTAATTTCTTATTCAAAACATCCGCTTGTTTCAGTTTCAACAAGCAGATGTTCAAATAAAAATATGACTAAAGTTGTCTTGGTGCGGTTAAAGCACTGCGGATATTGAATTTCTTTTTGAGATAGAAACGAAGTGCCAAAGTTGCTCCGCCAAACACTAGAATAAATAAGTTTGGCAGCTTTGGATTTAAAACTGCTGGCAACAGGAAGGTTGTTCCATAAAGAACAATAGCCCATAATATCGTAGCAGCTGAAATGATTAGGAGCGATTTGAAAAATGGTGGCTTTTGACTTTGGTCTTGGTCGGAATAATAAAAGCGGTAAATAAAGTAATACATTCCGTAAAATACGAGTGCACCTACTGCACTACCGAGCACAATCGTCACAATACCATAATTGCTAGGATTTTTGGAGAATAAGTTAACACTACTATTTAAGATAGCAAATAAACTAAAGACAAATAAGAAAGCGTCCATAATCATGAGATACGGATTGGTATTTTCTTTGATAGTTTGAGCTTCTTTTTGTTTTGCTTCTGAAAAATTCGCTGCCCAAACAGTAGGTGCTCCATAAAGTCCGCGAGCGGTAATTCCTTTTGCTTGATTTTCAAGAATCGTTGGGATGATTTCCTCTAGCAGGGCTTTGATTTCTTCGTTTGTCTTTCCATCTTTGATGAGTTGGTGGGTTGCGATACGGACAAATTCTTGATTTTTTTTGCTGAGTTTATCCAAAGAAACTTGTGTCATAAGATCTCCTTTTAATTAAAATAATTTTTTGTGAATGAGGTAAACTGTCAGTGAAACACTGATCGCAAAGGCGATGAAAATAATAATCCAAAAAGCATGTGGCTCCCCATTGAGTGGTAAGTCATTGTTTTTGAAATTCATTCCATAGGCTGAGAAAATCATAGTTGGAATGGACATGACAATCGTCACTAAAGCTAGAGCTTTCATGATGTTATTTTGATTATTTGAAATGATAGAAGCAAACGTATCTGTCATACTGTGCAAGATATTTCCATAAATATCTGCCATCTCAATTGCCTGTTGAGTTTCGATGAGTGTATCTTCTAGCAAATCCTCATCTTCCAAATATTTTTTGATATTACTTGTAGCACTGGTTAATTTTTTTATTACACGCTCATTGGTTTTTAAGGACGCTTTGAAATAGACAATCGTTTTTTCAAGTTCCATGAGTTCAATTAGTTCTTCATTCCGAGTTGATTTGTGTAGCTGACTTTCAATTTGCTCGCTTTTACGATCAATGGAACGAAGCGCTGTCAAATACAGCTCGGCGTTTCGATAAAGAATTTGGAAAATAAAGCGAGAACGCATAAACGTATAGAAATTACGTAATCGTCGATTAATAAAAATATCAAGTAATGGAAGTTTTTCCAAACAGGTAGTAATAATCGCATCTTCAGTGATGATAATTCCCAGAGGAATGGTGACATAGTAAGTCTGATTATTTCGCTCCTCTGTAATTGGAACATCCACGATAATCAAAGTATATTCATCTTCGATGGTAACACGAGACATTTCCTCTGCGTCAAGGGGTGCTCGTAAGTCCGTAATATCAATGTCAAAGGCATTGGAAATTTCAGTAGACTCACTTTGAGAAGGGTTGACTAAATTGATCCAAGTCCCCGACTCAAGTGTATCAATTTCTTTAAATTCAGTTGTTGTTGATAGAAAGACTTGTTTCATGTTTTCCTCCTTCAGTTATTTGCACACCGTACTATTATACTATAAAATTCCGAGTTTTTGGGTAAAAGATTGAAGAAAATTTTGTTATAATAGAAAGAAGTTTAAAATAAAGTGTGGTAAGAATGCAGGATAAAATTATCATTCATGGAGCACGAGCTCATAATTTAAAAAATATTGATGTTACGATTCCGCGGGACAAACTGGTTGTAGTGACTGGTTTGTCTGGTTCGGGCAAGTCTAGTTTAGCTTTTGATACTCTTTACGCAGAGGGACAACGGCGTTATGTGGAAAGTCTGTCGGCTTATGCTCGTCAATTTTTGGGTAACATGGAAAAACCGGATGTGGATTCAATTGACGGTCTTAGCCCTGCTATTTCTATTGACCAAAAAACGACTAGCAAGAATCCTCGTTCAACAGTCGGAACAGCTACAGAAATCAATGATTACCTCCGTTTGCTCTATGCGCGTGTGGGAACTCCATATTGTATCAATGGGCATGGAGCCATTAAAGCTTCTTCTGTAGAACAAATCGTCAATCAAGTTTTGGAATTACCCGAACGTCAGCGATTACAAATTCTAGCGCCAGTTATCCGTAAGAAAAAAGGACAGCACAAGACAATATTTGATAAAATCCAAAAAGATGGGTATGTACGAGTGCGCGTGGACGGGGACGTTTATGATGTAACCGAAGTCCCAGAGCTTTCTAAAACGAAAAAGCATGATATCGAAGTAGTGGTAGACCGGATTGTCATTAAGGGCGGTGTACGCAGTCGTCTCTTTGACTCGGTAGAAGCGGCTCTTCGTCTGGCTGAAGGCTATGTGGTGATTGATACGATGGATGGAAAAGAGTTGCTTTTTTCCGAGCACTATGCCTGTCCAGTCTGTGGCTTTACGGTTTCTGAGCTAGAACCGCGCCTTTTCTCTTTTAATGCCCCATTTGGGTCCTGCTCTGACTGTGACGGCTTAGGTATCAAGTTAGAGGTTGATTTGGATCTTGTAGTGCCTGATAGTAGTAAAACATTACGTGAAGGAGCTCTAGCACCGTGGAATCCAATTTCTTCTAGTTATTATCCGCAAATGTTAGCTCAGGCGATGGAAGCCTTTGGCATCGATATGGATAAGCCTTTTGAGGAATTGAATGAGGAAGAAAAACAGCTGATTTTCTTTGGCTCAGATGGTCGGGAATTCCATTTTCACTATGAAAATGAATTTGGTGGCGTGCGGGATATCGACATCCCTTTTGAAGGAGTAGTAACCAATATCAACCGCCGCTATCATGAAACTAATAGTGATTTTACCCGTAGCCAAATGCGACTTTATATGAATGAGTTGACTTGTGCAAGTTGCCATGGTTATCGACTGAATCCACAAGCCTTGTCTGTTAAAGTAGGCGGTGAAAATGGTCTCAATATTGGTCAAGTGTCTGATTTGTCTATTGCAGATCATTTAGAATTACTTTCTCATCTGACTTTGACTGAAAATGAAGTGGCCATTGCAACACCGATTATCAAAGAAATCCGAGATCGCTTGACTTTTCTGAATAATGTCGGGCTTAATTACTTGACACTATCTCGTTCTGCTGGAACTCTATCAGGTGGTGAGAGTCAGCGGATTCGCTTGGCAACTCAAATTGGCTCCAACCTTAGTGGAGTCCTTTATATCTTAGATGAACCGTCTATTGGCTTGCACCAGCGGGATAACAATCGCTTGATTGCCAGTCTCAAAAAAATGCGTGATTTGGGCAATACTCTCATCGTAGTTGAACATGACGAGGACACCATGCGCGAGGCTGATTGGTTGATTGATGTTGGACCTGGAGCAGGTGTTTTTGGTGGTGAAATTGTTGCGGCAGGCACTCCAGAGCAAGTTGCAAAAAGCAAGAAATCAATTACAGGTCAGTATTTATCGGGTAAACGTGAAATTCCACTGCCATTGGAGCGCCGCGTAGGAAACGGCCGCTTTATTGAAGTCACAGGTGCGCGCGAGCACAATTTGCAAAACATCACGGTCCGCTTCCCGTTGGGAAAATTTATAGCCGTGACAGGGGTTTCCGGTTCTGGGAAATCGACCTTGGTTAATTCCGTTTTGAAAAAAGCAATCGCTCAAAAACTCAATCGTAATTCAGACAAACCGGGTAAATTCAAAAATATTTCAGGAATTGAGCATATTGATCGTTTGATTGATATTGACCAGAGCCCGATTGGCCGAACACCAAGATCTAATCCAGCGACGTATACTGGCGTCTTTGATGATATTCGCGATCTCTTTGCTCAGACTAACGAAGCCAAGATTCGTGGGTATAAAAAAGGGCGTTTCTCTTTCAATGTGAAGGGGGGGCGCTGCGAGGCCTGCTCTGGGGATGGGATTATCAAGATTGAGATGCACTTTTTACCAGATGTTTATGTCCCTTGTGAGGTTTGCCATGGAACACGGTACAATAGTGAAACCTTGGAAGTGCACTACAAGGAGAAAAATATTGCTCAAGTTTTGGATATGACGGTCAATGATGCAGTGGAATTTTTTAAGCATATTCCTAAAATTGAGCGGAAACTTCAGACCATCAAAGACGTAGGACTAGGATATGTAACGTTAGGACAACCTGCCACAACTCTGTCTGGTGGGGAGGCTCAGCGGATGAAACTAGCCAGCGAACTTCACAAGCGCTCAACAGGTAAGTCTTTCTATATTCTGGATGAACCAACTACAGGTCTGCACACGGAGGATATTGCGAAACTTCTCCAAGTGCTATCACGTTTTGTAGATGATGGCAACACGGTTCTCGTCATCGAGCATAATTTGGACGTTATTAAGACGGCCGATCACATTATTGACCTTGGACCAGAAGGTGGTATTGGTGGAGGTACTATTATTGCTACTGGTACACCAGAAGAAGTAGCTGCAAACTCTGTTAGCTATACTGGCCAGTATCTAAAAGGAAAGTTAAAATAAGATTTAAAAGAGGCTGGGACAAAAGTCCGACCTCAAATATAAAAAGCGAACAAAACTAGTTTTCTGGTAATCAGAATTCTGCTTTATTCGCTTTTCGCATTTAATTATAGATTAGAAGGGCTTAATAATTAAGATTTTTAAAAATTGAAATCTTTTTGTCCCAAACTCTTTTTTATAATAAATTACGAATTTTTTCTTTTATAAATGGGTTAAGAGAATAGTGTTTATCCAGATATTCTAGGAGTGCTTGAGCAGACTCAGAAATGCGTTCGTAACCTTGCAAAAAAGTGAGGCAATTGCTTGGCTTCCTTGGGATAACCTTCTTCAAATCGTCTGTTGGTATTAAAGACATCTATAAAATTAGATTTAGAAGTTGTTTCCAAACTGATTAGTTCAGTCCAAAGCTTGACGGATCTGTTTTGGATGAAATCATAAGCAGCTAATTTTTCGCCTCGCTGATAGCGACCTAGCCCTAAATATAGATTACATGAAATTTCTCCCAACAGCCATTCACAGTCTCTGTTTTCTTTTGATGGCAGTCTTTGTGGCTGACAGATTGTTTCATCAAAACCGACCTCCTTCCAGATAATCTTGCCTTCAGCGAAGGGAATGTTTGCTAGTTCATGAGCTTCAAAGACAGCAAATTCACAAAAAACATCATCTTCAAATAGAACTTTATGTCCATCTACTGTATTTTGGTAGTGAAATGCAATTGGTTCTAGCTTACTTAACCAGGTTAGGTCTTGGATATAGGTCTGCTTGTAACCATCTTTTACAATAACAAAGAAGTCTAAATCTGAGTACTGATCCAATCGTTCTCTTTCTGTTCCGCAAGAACCAAGTGCCAGCAAAGCTAGTGCTTGGTTCGAATCTTTTAGAGACTGACCAATCTCATCTAGTCTTTGTAACAGTAATTCTGTTTTATTCATATCGTTACCTCATTCTTTCTTGTTTAACAAAAATTATACATTTAGCGCTTTCAAATGTCAATTTCATCTAATCCTAGCTATATAGATTGTATTATTTTCGGTATTTTTTTGCTATAATAAATTGAATCATTTTACGGAGGTTTTCTCATGTTATCAAGAGTTGAAAAATTTGAAGTAGCCTTAAAACAGACAGAGTGTGATGCTGTCTTAGTAACCAATTTGAAGAATATTTACTATCTGACGGGTTTTAGCGGAACAGAAGCGACGGTTTTTATTAGCAAAACGCGACGGATTTTTTTGACAGATTCCCGCTACACCTTGATTGCCAAAGGTGTGGTCAAAGGATTTGATATTATTGAAACGCGTGATGCTTTGGGGGAAATCGCTAAAATTATCGGGGACGATAAGTTAGAAAAAATTGGTTTTGATGATCAAGTGTCCTATGCTTACTTCGAGATGCTGAAACGCGTGTTTGCAGCCTATAAACTGATAGCTATGAGCAGTTTCATCGAGAATCTACGCATGATAAAAGATGCGGAAGAAATTGATACGATTCGAAAAGCTTGTCAAATTTCCGATCAAGCCTTTCTAGATGTATTAGACTTTATCAAACCAGGTGAGACAACTGAGTTGGCAGTTATGAACTTTTTAGATGCTCGCATGCGCAAACTTGGTGCTTCAGGTGCGTCTTTTGACTTCATCATCGCCTCAGGATACCGTTCTGCCATGCCTCATGGAGTAGCTAGTGAGAAAGTGATTCAAACTGGTGAAACCTTGACGATGGACTTTGGTTGTTATTACAATCACTATGTTAGCGATATGACACGAACTATTCATGTAGGTCATGTGACGGATGAGGAGCGTGAGATTTATGATATTGTCTTGCGTGCCAACAAGGCTTTGATTGATCAAGCCAAGGCTGGAGTCAGTCGTATTGACTTTGATCGGATTCCACGTCAGATCATCAATGATGCGGGTTACGGAGCTTATTTTACTCATGGGATTGGTCATGGAATCGGGCTTGATATTCATGAAATTCCTTACTTTGGTAAGTCCTCTGAGTCGATTGAAACAGGGATGGTTTTAACAGATGAGCCAGGTATCTATCTGGATGGTAAATATGGCGTCCGTATTGAAGATGATCTTGTCATCACGGAAACGGGTTGTGAAGTATTGACTCTTGCCCCAAAAGAGCTAATTGTGATTTGAGAATTGTCAATCTTTATGATAAAATAAAGAGAAATCTATTTTAAAAGAGGTAATAATAATGATTGAAGCAAGTAAGCTGAAAGCTGGTATGACGTTTGAAACAACGGATGGGAAATTGATTCGTGTCCTTGAAGCAAGCCACCATAAACCAGGTAAAGGGAATACTGTTATGCGTATGAAACTACGTGATGTACGTACAGGTTCAACTTTTGATACAACTTACCGTCCAGAAGAAAAATTTGAACAAGCGATTATTGAAACACGTCCAGCACAGTACTTATACCAAATGGATGACACGGCTTATTTCATGGATACAGAGTCATTTGAACAATATGAAATCCCAGTAGCAAATGTAGAGCAAGAATTGAAATTTATCCTTGAAAATTCAGAAGTGAAAATTCAATTCTACGGAAGTGAAGTTATTGGTGTTACGGTTCCAACGACCGTAGAATTAGTTGTAACAGATACACAACCTTCTATCAAAGGAGCAACAGTAACAGGTTCTGGTAAACCAGCTACTCTTGAAACGGGTCTCGTAGTAAACGTACCAGACTTTATCGAAGTCGGACAAAAATTGATTATCAATACGCAAGAAGGAACCTACGTTTCTCGTGCATAATTTATT from the Streptococcus constellatus subsp. constellatus genome contains:
- the uvrA gene encoding excinuclease ABC subunit UvrA; translated protein: MQDKIIIHGARAHNLKNIDVTIPRDKLVVVTGLSGSGKSSLAFDTLYAEGQRRYVESLSAYARQFLGNMEKPDVDSIDGLSPAISIDQKTTSKNPRSTVGTATEINDYLRLLYARVGTPYCINGHGAIKASSVEQIVNQVLELPERQRLQILAPVIRKKKGQHKTIFDKIQKDGYVRVRVDGDVYDVTEVPELSKTKKHDIEVVVDRIVIKGGVRSRLFDSVEAALRLAEGYVVIDTMDGKELLFSEHYACPVCGFTVSELEPRLFSFNAPFGSCSDCDGLGIKLEVDLDLVVPDSSKTLREGALAPWNPISSSYYPQMLAQAMEAFGIDMDKPFEELNEEEKQLIFFGSDGREFHFHYENEFGGVRDIDIPFEGVVTNINRRYHETNSDFTRSQMRLYMNELTCASCHGYRLNPQALSVKVGGENGLNIGQVSDLSIADHLELLSHLTLTENEVAIATPIIKEIRDRLTFLNNVGLNYLTLSRSAGTLSGGESQRIRLATQIGSNLSGVLYILDEPSIGLHQRDNNRLIASLKKMRDLGNTLIVVEHDEDTMREADWLIDVGPGAGVFGGEIVAAGTPEQVAKSKKSITGQYLSGKREIPLPLERRVGNGRFIEVTGAREHNLQNITVRFPLGKFIAVTGVSGSGKSTLVNSVLKKAIAQKLNRNSDKPGKFKNISGIEHIDRLIDIDQSPIGRTPRSNPATYTGVFDDIRDLFAQTNEAKIRGYKKGRFSFNVKGGRCEACSGDGIIKIEMHFLPDVYVPCEVCHGTRYNSETLEVHYKEKNIAQVLDMTVNDAVEFFKHIPKIERKLQTIKDVGLGYVTLGQPATTLSGGEAQRMKLASELHKRSTGKSFYILDEPTTGLHTEDIAKLLQVLSRFVDDGNTVLVIEHNLDVIKTADHIIDLGPEGGIGGGTIIATGTPEEVAANSVSYTGQYLKGKLK
- the rpsR gene encoding 30S ribosomal protein S18 — translated: MAQQRRGGFKRRKKVDYIAANKIEYVDYKDTELLSRFVSERGKILPRRVTGTSAKNQRKVTTAIKRARVMALMPFVNED
- a CDS encoding magnesium transporter CorA family protein, giving the protein MKQVFLSTTTEFKEIDTLESGTWINLVNPSQSESTEISNAFDIDITDLRAPLDAEEMSRVTIEDEYTLIIVDVPITEERNNQTYYVTIPLGIIITEDAIITTCLEKLPLLDIFINRRLRNFYTFMRSRFIFQILYRNAELYLTALRSIDRKSEQIESQLHKSTRNEELIELMELEKTIVYFKASLKTNERVIKKLTSATSNIKKYLEDEDLLEDTLIETQQAIEMADIYGNILHSMTDTFASIISNNQNNIMKALALVTIVMSIPTMIFSAYGMNFKNNDLPLNGEPHAFWIIIFIAFAISVSLTVYLIHKKLF
- the rpsF gene encoding 30S ribosomal protein S6, with product MAKYEILYIIRPNIEEEAKNALVARFDSILTGNGATVVESKDWEKRRLAYEIQDFREGLYHIVNVEAEDAVALNEFDRLSKINADILRHMIVKLDA
- the efp gene encoding elongation factor P produces the protein MIEASKLKAGMTFETTDGKLIRVLEASHHKPGKGNTVMRMKLRDVRTGSTFDTTYRPEEKFEQAIIETRPAQYLYQMDDTAYFMDTESFEQYEIPVANVEQELKFILENSEVKIQFYGSEVIGVTVPTTVELVVTDTQPSIKGATVTGSGKPATLETGLVVNVPDFIEVGQKLIINTQEGTYVSRA
- a CDS encoding single-stranded DNA-binding protein, whose amino-acid sequence is MINNVVLVGRMTRDAELRYTPQNQAVATFTLAVNRNFKNQSGEREADFINVVIWRQQAENLANWAKKGALIGITGRIQTRNYENQQGQRVYVTEVVADNFQLLESRASREGQSSGGYASNNFGNSSSNFGNATSANQVPNFSRDENPFGNTNPMDISDDDLPF
- a CDS encoding DUF1129 domain-containing protein codes for the protein MTQVSLDKLSKKNQEFVRIATHQLIKDGKTNEEIKALLEEIIPTILENQAKGITARGLYGAPTVWAANFSEAKQKEAQTIKENTNPYLMIMDAFLFVFSLFAILNSSVNLFSKNPSNYGIVTIVLGSAVGALVFYGMYYFIYRFYYSDQDQSQKPPFFKSLLIISAATILWAIVLYGTTFLLPAVLNPKLPNLFILVFGGATLALRFYLKKKFNIRSALTAPRQL
- a CDS encoding M24 family metallopeptidase, producing the protein MLSRVEKFEVALKQTECDAVLVTNLKNIYYLTGFSGTEATVFISKTRRIFLTDSRYTLIAKGVVKGFDIIETRDALGEIAKIIGDDKLEKIGFDDQVSYAYFEMLKRVFAAYKLIAMSSFIENLRMIKDAEEIDTIRKACQISDQAFLDVLDFIKPGETTELAVMNFLDARMRKLGASGASFDFIIASGYRSAMPHGVASEKVIQTGETLTMDFGCYYNHYVSDMTRTIHVGHVTDEEREIYDIVLRANKALIDQAKAGVSRIDFDRIPRQIINDAGYGAYFTHGIGHGIGLDIHEIPYFGKSSESIETGMVLTDEPGIYLDGKYGVRIEDDLVITETGCEVLTLAPKELIVI